From one Bacillus sp. FJAT-42376 genomic stretch:
- the lepB gene encoding signal peptidase I: MNMETAAVQRKKSQAKGWILFAAALLVLTAIACLFTFGLSVQVHSGNAMEPSISSGDKLLVTHILYTPKKGDSVLAEYKPGQNFIKRIIAGPNDTVAIEQGVTYVNGKAIDKPSSLSSDMKEITLPPEQYFLVGDNREVSIDSRMPEIGTFSEKEMKGKVLAVLPF; the protein is encoded by the coding sequence ATGAACATGGAAACCGCGGCTGTCCAGCGAAAGAAAAGCCAGGCAAAAGGCTGGATCCTTTTTGCTGCCGCTCTTTTGGTTTTGACTGCCATAGCCTGTTTATTTACATTCGGCTTAAGCGTACAAGTCCATTCAGGAAATGCTATGGAGCCTTCCATATCCAGCGGTGATAAACTGTTAGTAACCCATATCCTTTATACACCGAAAAAAGGGGACAGTGTCCTTGCTGAATATAAACCGGGTCAAAACTTTATTAAGCGAATTATTGCAGGTCCGAATGACACGGTGGCTATAGAGCAGGGGGTTACTTATGTGAACGGGAAAGCCATTGACAAACCGTCATCCCTCTCAAGTGACATGAAAGAAATCACGCTCCCGCCAGAACAATATTTTCTTGTTGGAGATAACCGTGAGGTAAGTATAGACAGCCGTATGCCTGAGATTGGAACCTTTTCTGAAAAAGAAATGAAAGGGAAAGTATTAGCGGTTCTTCCCTTTTAA
- a CDS encoding NEW3 domain-containing protein yields MKRLFASAVSVVMAASLILPASAKEQESDPDLWSTLKPLGTIVSFLNTGAHPDDERSDLLAYLSRGKGVRTASLIANRGEGGQNEIGEELGNALGIIRSRELIEASKVTGVKVYHLSRKPSDEIYDFGFSKSKEETLSNWGEQTAYERMIRLIRTWRPDVVMPSFLDVDTEHGHHRTINYLTLKAFEDAADPDIFPEQLKEGLEPWSIKKLYLPADAKTATTSFEIGLMDEVYGKTYPQIGEQSRFLHKSQGMGRDLPAEPRSIHLKLTKSRTGLAEKESTLFDSIPYNFTEYADSLSKERALAGKLEKLQDRLDALIEQYPNRSAIAEEVYPALDQVRLLEKLTDRSKLSKEQKSDLLFRLDVKENQLMAVAAEASEITVKTTVSNPALVPGGSSRVQVKVTNSGKETIKNLKTALRVPPEWKRTGRTGKTKLNPGETAVFTYSITASRNSSYYNPYDPSILKAAVSFQVNGTDSGILSEPEETVAVLPAVSIKSDPDSLVINTAKPKSSVEVKVTARNHTAGKEKAALSLEVPSGWKVTNNDQKVSFSRKNEEKTAVFTVQLPSGIKEGNYVLKPAAEADGQTISTTVQDIAYPHIGTFYSLYEAGTKAAAFPLEFDAAKKIGYVESGFDNVSGKLKAVGMNITSLEKGQLEMADLSQYDTVVIGIRAYLSREDLVKNNPKLLDFVKNGGHLVVQYHKPEDKWNPDSSAPYKLVIGSPSIRWRVTDEKAKVTMLQPEHPLFNEPNKITDRDWENWIQERGLYYPSSWASEFKPFVRMADPNEAPFDGGILMADYGKGSYLYTNLVWYRQIQSNVPGGYRIFTNLIDYSRK; encoded by the coding sequence ATGAAACGATTGTTTGCTTCTGCTGTATCTGTCGTGATGGCCGCTTCACTCATTCTGCCCGCAAGTGCAAAGGAACAAGAATCCGACCCGGACCTCTGGAGTACACTGAAACCTCTTGGTACGATTGTCAGCTTTCTCAATACAGGAGCCCATCCGGATGATGAGCGAAGTGATCTGCTCGCCTACCTTTCAAGAGGAAAAGGCGTACGGACCGCAAGCCTCATTGCCAACAGAGGGGAGGGCGGGCAAAACGAAATCGGCGAAGAACTCGGAAATGCCCTTGGCATCATCCGGTCCAGAGAGCTCATTGAAGCATCGAAGGTAACCGGGGTGAAGGTGTACCATCTTAGCCGGAAGCCGAGTGATGAGATTTATGACTTCGGATTTTCCAAATCGAAGGAAGAGACCCTTTCCAACTGGGGAGAACAGACTGCCTATGAGCGAATGATCCGCCTGATCCGCACCTGGCGGCCTGACGTGGTCATGCCCTCTTTCCTCGATGTCGATACGGAGCATGGACATCACCGGACAATCAATTATCTGACCCTGAAGGCATTTGAGGATGCTGCTGATCCAGACATTTTTCCTGAACAGCTGAAAGAAGGGCTCGAACCGTGGTCCATTAAAAAGCTGTACCTCCCTGCGGATGCCAAGACCGCTACCACTTCGTTTGAAATTGGATTGATGGATGAGGTTTACGGAAAAACGTATCCTCAAATCGGCGAGCAATCGCGCTTCCTTCATAAGAGTCAGGGGATGGGCCGCGACCTTCCTGCAGAACCAAGATCCATCCACTTGAAGCTTACGAAATCCAGAACCGGACTGGCAGAAAAAGAAAGCACACTGTTTGACTCCATTCCTTACAATTTCACCGAATACGCCGATTCCCTTTCAAAAGAGCGGGCGCTTGCCGGCAAACTCGAAAAGCTTCAAGACCGTTTAGACGCTCTGATCGAACAGTATCCAAACCGTTCAGCGATTGCTGAGGAGGTATACCCAGCCCTCGATCAGGTACGATTGCTTGAAAAGCTGACAGACCGAAGCAAGCTTTCCAAAGAACAGAAAAGCGACCTTCTTTTCCGTCTGGATGTGAAGGAAAATCAGCTGATGGCTGTTGCGGCTGAAGCATCAGAAATAACCGTGAAAACAACGGTGAGCAATCCCGCGCTTGTACCCGGAGGATCTTCCCGCGTTCAAGTGAAGGTGACAAACAGCGGCAAGGAAACCATTAAAAACCTGAAAACCGCCCTCCGCGTTCCGCCGGAATGGAAGCGGACAGGAAGGACAGGAAAAACCAAACTGAATCCCGGTGAAACGGCCGTCTTCACTTACTCCATTACCGCATCAAGAAACTCATCCTACTACAATCCTTACGACCCATCCATTTTAAAAGCAGCCGTTTCCTTTCAAGTAAACGGAACCGATTCAGGCATTCTTTCAGAACCGGAAGAAACGGTTGCCGTACTGCCTGCCGTATCCATCAAAAGCGATCCGGACAGTCTTGTCATCAATACCGCAAAACCGAAATCATCTGTTGAAGTTAAAGTGACAGCCAGAAATCATACGGCCGGAAAAGAAAAGGCGGCGTTAAGCCTCGAGGTTCCGAGCGGGTGGAAGGTCACGAACAACGATCAGAAGGTCTCTTTTTCAAGAAAAAATGAAGAAAAAACCGCCGTCTTTACCGTACAGCTGCCGTCCGGCATAAAGGAAGGCAATTATGTATTGAAGCCTGCTGCAGAGGCGGACGGCCAAACCATCAGCACGACCGTTCAGGATATCGCTTATCCACACATCGGCACCTTTTATTCCTTATATGAAGCCGGAACGAAAGCGGCGGCTTTCCCGCTTGAATTTGATGCAGCGAAAAAAATCGGGTATGTGGAGAGCGGCTTTGACAATGTATCCGGCAAATTGAAAGCGGTCGGAATGAATATCACGAGCCTTGAAAAAGGACAGCTCGAGATGGCTGATTTAAGCCAGTATGACACCGTCGTCATCGGAATCCGCGCTTATCTCTCAAGAGAAGACCTTGTGAAAAACAATCCGAAGCTGCTGGACTTTGTGAAAAACGGCGGACACCTTGTCGTTCAATACCATAAGCCGGAGGACAAATGGAACCCGGACTCCTCCGCTCCATACAAGCTTGTCATCGGCAGTCCGTCGATCCGCTGGAGGGTCACGGATGAAAAAGCCAAAGTCACAATGCTTCAGCCGGAGCACCCGCTCTTCAATGAACCGAACAAAATTACAGACCGGGATTGGGAAAACTGGATTCAGGAGCGCGGTCTTTACTACCCAAGCAGCTGGGCAAGCGAATTTAAGCCATTTGTCCGCATGGCCGACCCAAATGAAGCCCCATTCGACGGAGGGATTTTAATGGCGGACTACGGGAAAGGCAGCTATCTGTATACAAACCTTGTCTGGTACCGCCAAATTCAAAGCAATGTTCCGGGAGGCTACCGGATCTTCACCAACCTGATCGATTATTCAAGAAAGTAA
- a CDS encoding ROK family transcriptional regulator — MKPIQLGGIAYVKERNKRLILRCVKEEGPVSRSEIADRLQISKPTVSALVEELLREGWVQESGIGHSGLQGGRRPIELLFNNRAAYVIGVDIGGTKVRTGICDLSGKVVAVDEFPTQTHLLSGILTALELSAAKLMRELGLVPENILGMGIGAPGMTDVKRGIVLDAPSLGWKDYELKKQAEAIFPWPVVIDNDVNVAVIGEQWIGAAKGLRNVVLISIGTGIGCGLIIHGELYRGSTWAAGEIGYMITDKTKSQSENLPAYHKGYGFLDRYTGGPSIVQKMEAELKSKPGHFLSSSPFTAKDVFHAAQQGDETALGVVHEVVDHIGFAIANMISIINPEVVLLGGGVSKSADWFMPRIKEIITEYASVSAPVKRTAFAENLGVVGAVSLVLREIESALKVM; from the coding sequence ATGAAGCCGATTCAGCTGGGCGGGATCGCCTACGTAAAGGAAAGGAATAAGCGATTGATCCTCCGGTGTGTGAAGGAAGAAGGTCCTGTTTCGAGGAGTGAGATTGCAGATCGTCTGCAAATCAGCAAGCCGACGGTCTCTGCTTTAGTGGAGGAGCTGCTGAGGGAAGGATGGGTTCAGGAAAGCGGGATCGGCCATTCCGGTTTACAGGGTGGACGCCGGCCGATTGAGCTTCTGTTTAATAACAGGGCTGCCTATGTCATTGGAGTGGATATCGGCGGGACGAAAGTAAGGACTGGAATTTGCGATTTGTCCGGCAAGGTTGTGGCCGTCGATGAGTTCCCGACCCAGACTCATCTTCTGTCGGGGATTTTAACCGCATTGGAGCTTTCAGCAGCCAAGCTCATGCGGGAACTCGGGCTAGTTCCAGAGAACATTCTCGGAATGGGGATCGGTGCGCCCGGGATGACCGATGTAAAGAGAGGGATTGTCCTCGATGCCCCAAGCCTCGGATGGAAGGATTACGAATTAAAGAAGCAGGCGGAAGCCATTTTTCCATGGCCTGTGGTGATTGATAATGATGTGAATGTAGCGGTGATTGGCGAGCAGTGGATTGGAGCGGCTAAAGGTCTCCGGAATGTAGTCCTGATTTCGATCGGCACAGGAATTGGCTGCGGGCTGATTATTCATGGCGAGCTCTATAGAGGATCGACTTGGGCTGCCGGTGAGATTGGCTATATGATTACGGATAAAACCAAAAGCCAAAGTGAGAACCTGCCTGCTTATCATAAGGGCTACGGATTTTTAGACCGGTATACGGGAGGCCCTTCCATCGTGCAGAAAATGGAGGCCGAATTAAAATCAAAGCCCGGTCACTTTCTCTCCTCTTCCCCGTTTACGGCTAAAGACGTTTTTCACGCTGCACAGCAGGGCGATGAAACGGCTCTGGGCGTTGTTCATGAGGTAGTTGATCATATCGGCTTTGCGATTGCCAATATGATTTCAATTATAAATCCGGAAGTCGTGCTTTTAGGAGGTGGAGTCTCAAAAAGCGCTGACTGGTTCATGCCGCGAATTAAGGAAATCATCACAGAATACGCATCCGTTTCTGCCCCGGTCAAACGGACAGCTTTTGCAGAAAACCTGGGGGTTGTAGGAGCGGTGTCTCTTGTATTAAGAGAAATTGAAAGCGCTTTAAAAGTGATGTAA
- a CDS encoding MgtC/SapB family protein, producing MEEAIVESIHLDVLLKLSCAAIAGIIIGLERELKGKPLGLKTCLIVSVTACLLTVVSYESSFLYAEAYTRPMDPGRIPSYVLSGIGFLGAGVILRRSNEVISGLTTAALVFASAAIGISIGAGFYFEALAGVIFIFLGVRIIPLALGKVGIKRLKQKEFKVKIYAEKNTDLTNLLQFLREKGLGTKRVRIKEEPASIVVYCSVISEAENCPTAIFYEIRKQPGVLQADVENME from the coding sequence ATGGAAGAAGCAATCGTTGAGTCCATTCATTTGGATGTCCTGCTGAAGCTAAGCTGTGCTGCAATTGCCGGAATTATCATTGGACTGGAACGGGAATTAAAAGGAAAGCCTCTCGGTTTAAAAACATGCCTCATCGTATCCGTTACGGCCTGTTTATTAACCGTTGTCTCATATGAATCATCTTTTCTTTATGCTGAAGCCTATACCCGGCCAATGGACCCGGGAAGAATCCCTTCGTATGTACTAAGCGGAATCGGTTTTTTAGGAGCCGGAGTTATTTTGCGGAGAAGCAACGAAGTGATTTCTGGATTAACAACCGCAGCCCTCGTTTTTGCCTCGGCAGCCATCGGAATTTCCATCGGAGCAGGCTTTTACTTTGAAGCACTTGCCGGTGTCATCTTTATCTTCCTCGGTGTCCGGATTATCCCGCTCGCTCTTGGGAAGGTTGGAATCAAGCGCTTAAAGCAAAAGGAATTCAAGGTGAAGATTTATGCAGAAAAAAACACCGATCTGACTAATCTTTTGCAATTCCTGAGAGAAAAGGGACTCGGGACAAAACGGGTCCGGATTAAGGAAGAGCCTGCATCGATTGTTGTTTATTGCTCCGTCATTTCTGAAGCAGAGAATTGTCCAACGGCCATCTTCTATGAAATCAGAAAACAGCCCGGCGTCCTTCAAGCTGATGTCGAAAATATGGAATAG
- a CDS encoding SEC-C metal-binding domain-containing protein: MSINRNAPCPCGSGKKYKKCCLSKENVVQLTEVKQERFIQQKQELIYMMSKFFQKQYSRADMHTYLMEFRKRTENTVPGHMEDPFFEFWLYFLRKLENGKRGVEWFYEEANGRLNREQQHMIQTWISSKPRLLQAIDASEQSIVFEDQFTAETFQVVRSKENSGDFIPWYGTLSILEPFEDQYLFHGLRAFTTPQGLRAAVSRAQELMAAESLSHGEILQDYFLELMAEIVQKEQGHAGSQESKTLEQVEVTYNVQNEKALLDFFQQHDEFLIDRWGEEKMVSWSGNWKTFRDSEMTGSALVGDVFGTMEVVNGMLTFSCIGSEHAEGFKSLMKKTGVALSYMDQTSKSITLPFNAEISNMVFLPEEASAERFGPISQAFLNMDADQKIPAYDNLSLREMVQNGRKADAEHWLKNYEHNFSKQIEDGDLTPDFNTIRRELGLPLSPFVTGGESRTSSLEPASAPRRGTEINQEDIPYYEELGFRPDTVNNFYAEDLMTFYKEKSAGKSANTVRKYRNNLLDLRDILEQKSLTQWSSCDQTFWKQVFEKDLFALYTYTSMTQQKEFASTMKTLAKWIDDRYDTSLSPLVAEAIVKTEFV, encoded by the coding sequence ATGTCTATAAATCGAAATGCACCGTGCCCTTGCGGCAGCGGGAAAAAATATAAGAAGTGCTGTTTGTCGAAGGAGAATGTCGTTCAGCTGACGGAAGTGAAGCAGGAGCGGTTTATTCAGCAGAAGCAAGAGCTGATTTATATGATGAGTAAGTTTTTTCAAAAACAGTACAGCCGTGCAGATATGCATACGTATTTGATGGAATTCAGGAAGCGGACGGAGAATACGGTTCCCGGGCATATGGAGGATCCGTTCTTTGAGTTTTGGCTTTATTTCCTTCGGAAGCTTGAGAATGGCAAACGGGGTGTGGAGTGGTTTTATGAAGAGGCGAATGGCAGGCTGAATCGCGAGCAGCAGCATATGATTCAGACATGGATTTCCTCTAAGCCCCGCCTGCTTCAGGCCATTGATGCGTCTGAGCAATCCATTGTTTTTGAGGATCAGTTTACAGCTGAGACTTTCCAGGTGGTGCGGTCCAAGGAGAATTCCGGGGACTTTATTCCTTGGTATGGAACGCTTTCTATTTTAGAGCCGTTTGAAGATCAATATTTGTTCCATGGCTTACGGGCGTTTACGACTCCTCAAGGCTTAAGAGCGGCGGTTTCCAGAGCACAGGAACTGATGGCGGCAGAGAGTCTTTCCCACGGGGAGATTCTCCAGGATTATTTCCTTGAGCTGATGGCAGAAATTGTTCAAAAGGAACAGGGACATGCCGGCAGCCAGGAGAGTAAGACACTTGAGCAGGTCGAAGTGACGTATAATGTCCAGAATGAGAAGGCGCTGCTTGACTTCTTCCAACAGCATGATGAGTTTCTCATTGACCGCTGGGGTGAAGAGAAAATGGTGAGCTGGTCGGGAAATTGGAAAACGTTCAGGGATAGCGAAATGACGGGTTCGGCTCTAGTTGGGGATGTGTTCGGAACGATGGAAGTCGTTAATGGAATGTTAACTTTCTCCTGCATTGGCTCTGAGCATGCGGAAGGATTTAAATCGCTGATGAAAAAAACCGGAGTAGCGCTTTCGTATATGGATCAAACGTCCAAATCGATTACTCTTCCATTCAATGCGGAAATCAGCAATATGGTGTTCCTTCCTGAAGAGGCATCAGCTGAACGGTTCGGCCCTATTTCCCAAGCCTTTCTGAATATGGATGCGGATCAGAAAATTCCTGCTTATGATAACCTCTCTTTAAGAGAAATGGTTCAAAACGGCAGGAAAGCGGACGCCGAGCACTGGCTGAAAAATTATGAGCATAACTTTTCAAAACAAATCGAGGACGGCGATCTGACGCCGGATTTCAATACAATCCGCAGAGAACTTGGACTGCCGCTTTCTCCTTTTGTAACAGGAGGCGAATCCCGCACTTCCTCCCTTGAACCGGCTTCCGCGCCAAGAAGAGGCACGGAAATTAATCAGGAAGATATTCCATATTATGAGGAATTAGGTTTCCGGCCGGATACGGTGAACAACTTCTACGCTGAGGATCTCATGACTTTTTACAAAGAGAAATCGGCCGGCAAGTCTGCCAATACGGTAAGGAAATACCGCAACAATCTTCTTGATCTGCGCGATATTTTAGAACAAAAATCGCTTACACAGTGGAGCAGCTGCGACCAGACGTTCTGGAAACAGGTATTCGAGAAGGATCTTTTTGCCCTTTACACTTATACAAGCATGACCCAGCAAAAAGAGTTTGCCAGCACGATGAAAACACTGGCAAAATGGATTGATGACCGATATGATACATCGCTTTCACCGCTTGTTGCGGAAGCCATTGTGAAAACAGAATTTGTGTAA
- a CDS encoding DUF2809 domain-containing protein, whose protein sequence is MKRNRLLYAIFLVTVIGLGLLSRKLAVFLPGFVNFWLGDALWAAMIFLGFAFVFSRRRTMVIAFLSAGYCLLTECSQLYQASWINELRNTGLGGLVLGYGFLWTDLAAYALGIAVCAGMEYTKRPSAR, encoded by the coding sequence ATGAAACGAAACCGTCTGCTCTATGCCATTTTTCTTGTTACCGTCATCGGACTTGGCCTATTATCCAGGAAACTCGCTGTCTTCCTGCCGGGCTTCGTCAACTTCTGGCTTGGCGATGCACTTTGGGCAGCAATGATTTTTCTTGGATTTGCCTTTGTTTTCAGCAGAAGAAGAACGATGGTAATTGCGTTTCTGTCAGCCGGATACTGTCTGCTCACCGAATGCAGCCAGCTCTATCAGGCATCATGGATCAATGAGCTCCGAAATACAGGCCTCGGCGGTCTTGTCCTTGGATACGGTTTTCTTTGGACCGATCTCGCGGCCTATGCTCTCGGAATTGCCGTGTGTGCGGGAATGGAATATACAAAAAGACCCTCTGCCCGATAA
- a CDS encoding extracellular solute-binding protein has product MGRKKAWTYTAGAAMSLSLILSGCMAGGQSAKTNGEKKPANDLEEKVVIYSPHGKDILQEFEEKFEAENPNVDVEWLDIGSQEVLDRVRSEKKNPQADVWWGAPSVMFSQAKAEDLLEPYEPKYADALGEEFHDQDWAWSGTSQTPEVIMYNTKKLKKEDAPKDWDELLDPKWKDQIIIRYPLASGTMRTIFSAMIYRDYTEAKDPKAGYEWLQKLDANTKEYAANPEIMYSKVAKGEGNLSVWAMPDVVMLKEEKNYPFDFIIPESGTPVLTEGIAVVKNAKHPKAAKAFYEFVNSKEANKALAEKHYRIPTRTDIEDLPAWIEETKIKPMEIDWKVFEEKSDEWMEYWDNNIKSKEKEQKE; this is encoded by the coding sequence ATGGGCAGAAAAAAGGCGTGGACGTATACAGCAGGTGCAGCCATGAGTTTATCCTTGATACTGAGCGGCTGTATGGCCGGGGGACAGTCGGCAAAAACAAACGGCGAAAAAAAGCCGGCCAATGATTTGGAAGAAAAAGTGGTGATCTATTCCCCGCACGGCAAGGACATCCTTCAGGAATTTGAAGAAAAATTTGAAGCCGAGAATCCGAATGTGGATGTCGAATGGCTTGATATCGGTTCGCAGGAAGTACTGGACCGGGTTCGTTCCGAAAAGAAAAATCCGCAGGCAGATGTGTGGTGGGGCGCTCCTTCTGTTATGTTCAGCCAGGCGAAGGCCGAGGATCTTCTCGAACCGTATGAGCCAAAGTACGCGGATGCACTTGGAGAAGAATTCCATGATCAAGACTGGGCCTGGAGCGGAACAAGCCAGACTCCCGAAGTCATTATGTACAACACGAAAAAATTGAAAAAAGAGGACGCTCCAAAGGATTGGGATGAGCTGCTTGATCCAAAATGGAAGGATCAGATTATTATCCGCTATCCGCTTGCTTCCGGGACGATGCGGACGATTTTTTCCGCGATGATCTACCGCGATTATACAGAAGCAAAGGATCCGAAAGCCGGGTATGAATGGCTTCAGAAGCTGGATGCGAACACGAAGGAATATGCAGCGAATCCTGAAATCATGTACAGCAAAGTAGCCAAAGGAGAAGGAAATCTATCCGTATGGGCCATGCCGGACGTTGTCATGCTGAAGGAAGAGAAAAACTATCCGTTTGACTTTATTATTCCGGAAAGCGGAACACCGGTTTTAACAGAAGGGATAGCGGTTGTGAAAAACGCCAAGCATCCAAAAGCAGCGAAGGCTTTCTATGAATTCGTCAACTCGAAGGAAGCAAACAAAGCGCTAGCTGAAAAGCACTACCGGATTCCGACAAGAACCGATATCGAGGATTTGCCGGCATGGATTGAAGAGACGAAGATCAAGCCGATGGAGATCGACTGGAAAGTATTCGAGGAAAAATCCGACGAATGGATGGAATACTGGGACAACAACATTAAGAGCAAGGAAAAAGAGCAAAAAGAGTAA
- the pepF gene encoding oligoendopeptidase F — MKKHVLTTVAAAAIAVSAVVPYNVLSTPVAHAEETKGKPDYKTREEIPVQYKWNLEDMYKSKAAWEADVKKAEDLSAKFKKDYQGGKIGKNVVTLANALKDYSALSTISDRAYVYANLSFDVNQSNSDLQALTDRAEKMSAKISGNTAWLKPEITSIPTKTMEKILRNKTVAPYKYFLKDMVRTKAHTLTKEEEELLAKVSPLSDTGTNVYAMLAKDVKFPMIKDSSGKDVQLTRSNFISYMESKDRNVRKQAYEAYYQTLGKFQDSFSQTLAAQVKGHNIGAEVRHYKSALEAAVTPNNVPSKVYDQLISSVNKGLPLMHRYMELKKKMLNVDELHMYDIYTPIVDADDTYIPYEDAKGMVLDGLKPMGDDYLNVLKKAFDERWVDVYSTDDKATGAYQWGSYDKHPYLLLNYQGTKDDVSTIAHELGHAVNSYMSSKKQNYLNSNYATFTAEVASTLNEALLWNSEYKNAKTKEEKLFLLNQRLENFRTTLFRQTQFAEFEKKIHELDQKGEALNAETFKKVYGEINQKYYGKAMAADEEIPMEWARIPHFYNYNFYVYQYATSFAASTALSKQITDEGAPAVNRVKGFLAAGGSTDPISILKGAGVDMSTSKPIDQAMQVFEETLNEMEKLMNEK; from the coding sequence ATGAAGAAACACGTTTTGACAACAGTGGCAGCAGCGGCGATCGCCGTATCTGCGGTAGTACCGTACAACGTTTTGAGCACGCCGGTTGCGCATGCGGAAGAAACAAAGGGGAAGCCGGATTACAAAACCCGTGAAGAGATTCCTGTTCAATATAAATGGAATTTGGAAGATATGTATAAGTCTAAGGCTGCATGGGAAGCGGATGTGAAAAAAGCAGAGGATCTGTCTGCTAAATTCAAGAAAGACTATCAGGGCGGAAAGATCGGCAAGAACGTTGTGACGCTGGCTAATGCGCTGAAGGATTATTCTGCGCTGTCTACCATTTCAGACAGAGCTTATGTGTATGCAAATCTTTCGTTTGATGTGAATCAGTCCAATTCCGATCTTCAGGCTCTCACAGACCGTGCCGAAAAGATGTCTGCTAAAATCTCGGGGAATACAGCCTGGCTGAAACCGGAGATCACAAGCATCCCGACAAAAACAATGGAGAAAATCCTGCGCAATAAAACGGTTGCGCCGTATAAATATTTCTTGAAGGATATGGTCCGGACAAAAGCCCATACCCTTACAAAGGAAGAGGAAGAGCTGCTGGCAAAGGTTTCGCCTCTAAGTGACACAGGAACGAACGTCTACGCGATGCTTGCGAAAGATGTAAAATTCCCGATGATTAAAGATTCTAGTGGAAAAGACGTGCAATTAACGCGCTCCAACTTCATTTCCTATATGGAAAGCAAGGATCGCAATGTTCGTAAGCAAGCATATGAAGCGTACTATCAAACCCTTGGAAAATTCCAGGATTCATTCTCACAGACGCTTGCTGCGCAGGTAAAAGGCCATAATATCGGAGCTGAAGTCAGACATTATAAATCCGCTCTTGAAGCGGCGGTTACTCCGAACAATGTGCCATCAAAAGTATATGATCAGCTTATTTCTTCCGTAAACAAAGGCTTGCCGCTTATGCACCGCTACATGGAATTGAAGAAGAAAATGCTGAATGTCGATGAGCTTCATATGTATGATATCTACACTCCAATTGTCGATGCGGATGATACGTACATTCCGTATGAAGATGCAAAAGGAATGGTGCTCGACGGGCTGAAACCGATGGGCGACGATTACCTGAATGTCCTGAAAAAAGCATTTGATGAGCGCTGGGTGGATGTGTATTCCACAGATGACAAAGCGACAGGGGCTTACCAGTGGGGCTCCTATGATAAGCATCCGTACCTTCTTTTGAATTACCAGGGGACAAAGGATGACGTTTCAACCATCGCTCATGAACTCGGCCATGCAGTGAACTCCTACATGTCCAGCAAAAAGCAAAACTACCTGAATTCCAACTATGCAACGTTCACGGCTGAAGTGGCTTCCACTTTAAACGAAGCGCTGCTGTGGAACAGTGAATACAAAAATGCAAAAACAAAAGAGGAAAAACTGTTCTTGCTGAACCAGCGTCTGGAAAACTTCCGTACCACGCTTTTCCGTCAAACGCAGTTTGCTGAGTTCGAGAAAAAGATCCATGAACTCGATCAAAAAGGCGAGGCGCTCAATGCGGAAACCTTCAAAAAGGTATACGGGGAGATCAACCAGAAGTATTACGGCAAAGCAATGGCTGCCGATGAAGAAATCCCAATGGAATGGGCGCGCATTCCGCATTTCTATAACTACAATTTCTACGTATACCAATATGCAACAAGCTTTGCGGCTTCAACGGCTCTGTCCAAGCAAATCACAGATGAAGGTGCACCGGCAGTTAACCGTGTGAAAGGGTTCCTTGCTGCAGGCGGCTCAACAGACCCGATTAGCATCCTGAAAGGCGCAGGAGTGGATATGTCCACATCCAAGCCAATCGACCAGGCGATGCAAGTATTTGAAGAAACGCTGAATGAAATGGAAAAATTGATGAACGAGAAGTAA